The DNA region GCTTCTTTCTGATGCTCCCCGGAGTCTGAGTTTGGAGACACAGTATCTGCTCAATTTACCTGCCTGCATCTTTGTAGGGATTGTCGACTTTCTCATCATTGTTATTGTCCATAAGAGGCTGGACAACATTAACAATACAATGAGAATCTTTATTGATTTATTGTTGGCATCCGTATGGGTGAGTTGCTTCGGCATAACGGCCAATTATATCCTGTCCGTTATTCTGGAGGAACCTTGGCCGGAAGATTATGCCCTACTGAAAATGTCTCTGCCAGTGGTGCTTTGGAATAGCATGATTGTTCTTCTGATTGAAATATTCTTTTATCAGCAAAGCCAAATGGAAGCAGAGAAAAAACTGGCAATTATAGAGAAAGAGAAGATTCAGTATCAGTATGAAACTTTGAAAGCCCAGATAAATCCACATTTCCTGTTCAATAGTCTGAATGTGCTATCCTCACTGGCTTATAGTGATGCGGAAAAGACCAATCAGTTTGCTAAAAAGCTGTCAGGTGTCTACCGTTATCTGTTGCTGACAAACAATCGTCCGATGGTTACTTTGAAGGAAGAACTGGCTTTTCTGGAAAGCTATGTGTTTCTGGAGAAGATTCGCTTTGAAGATACATTGTTCATCGAGATAGATGAATGTGGTTTGTATGGAAGCAGATTGATTATTCCCGTCAGTCTGCAATTGCTGGTAGAGAATGCGATAAAGCATAATATAGCTACTTTAAAGAATCCACTTATTGTTCGGATAGGCTTTACCGATGAGGGGATCATGGTTTCCAATAATATGCAATTGCGGAGTTCAGTAGATAGAGGTGGTATAGGGTTAGGGAACCTGGAAAAACAATACGCCTTGTATGATAAAGCAATTGATATCGTAGAAAGTACTACAGAATTTGTAGTGAGAGTACCTTTTCTCGAATAATTTTCTTTTTTCCTTTTGTTCCATCTTTGGGATAATGAAATTCAACAGGTCTTTCATGTAGTTCGTCGGAAAAGACTTATACCGGACAAGCTAATCTCTTTTCTTTGCAATAAAATAATCTAAATTATTAGCAATGAGACGATTCTCTTATCTTTTATTTCTGTTGCTCTTGGTGGCGGCAATCGATGGTTTTGCACAAGGAGTTCTTAAAACGGAGTATATGCCTGCCTCTTCTTTCAGAGATGAAGCGGGGAATAAATTGGGTTCGGGTGATTTATTAAAATTCACCGGAGCATACACGCTACCCTTTTCGCTGAAGCAGAATGCATCGGGACAGCCTGTCATGTGGTCGGCATCGGTAAGAGGGACTTATGCGATACTTAATAATCGACATATGGCTTTGGATATGCATCCGGATGAGGTGTTAAGTGGCAGTCTCAATCTGACGCATGTACGGCCCTTGTCGAGAAAGTGGTACATGATAGCCAGTTTGGGAGCAGGTATTTATTCGGCACCGGATGCAATTACCTGGCAGAGTGTATTGGTGAATGGGGGAGTGATTTTTG from Bacteroides sp. MSB163 includes:
- a CDS encoding sensor histidine kinase; translated protein: MKNKWYILLFIVIIAISLFAFQYVAELLSDAPRSLSLETQYLLNLPACIFVGIVDFLIIVIVHKRLDNINNTMRIFIDLLLASVWVSCFGITANYILSVILEEPWPEDYALLKMSLPVVLWNSMIVLLIEIFFYQQSQMEAEKKLAIIEKEKIQYQYETLKAQINPHFLFNSLNVLSSLAYSDAEKTNQFAKKLSGVYRYLLLTNNRPMVTLKEELAFLESYVFLEKIRFEDTLFIEIDECGLYGSRLIIPVSLQLLVENAIKHNIATLKNPLIVRIGFTDEGIMVSNNMQLRSSVDRGGIGLGNLEKQYALYDKAIDIVESTTEFVVRVPFLE